One Hordeum vulgare subsp. vulgare chromosome 4H, MorexV3_pseudomolecules_assembly, whole genome shotgun sequence DNA window includes the following coding sequences:
- the LOC123450069 gene encoding protein RICE FLOWERING LOCUS T 1-like has translation MSVVDPLVAAHVIHDVLDPFTSTVPLTIGYNNRQVRPGAALKPSAVVSKPRVDIGGNDMRVLYTLMLVDPDAPSPSHPSLREYLHWMVADIPGTTGVSFGQELLVYERPEPRSGIHRMVFVLFQQLGRGTVFAPHMRHNFSSRNFACQYHLNTVAATYFDCQREGGSGGRRFRPESS, from the exons ATGTCGGTAGTGGATCCCTTGGTTGCGGCTCATGTTATACATGATGTGTTGGATCCATTTACATCAACTGTTCCACTCACAATAGGCTACAACAATAGGCAAGTTCGCCCAGGTGCTGCGCTAAAACCATCTGCCGTTGTAAGCAAGCCGCGAGTTGATATTGGTGGCAACGACATGAGAGTTCTCTACACCTTG ATGCTGGTGGATCCAGACGCCCCAAGCCCAAGTCACCCATCACTAAGGGAGTACTTGCACTG GATGGTGGCAGATATCCCTGGAACAACCGGTGTCAGCTTTG GCCAAGAGCTTCTAGTTTATGAAAGGCCGGAGCCAAGATCTGGCATCCACCGAATGGTATTTGTGCTGTTCCAACAACTAGGTAGAGGGACGGTTTTTGCGCCGCACATGCGGCACAACTTCAGCTCCAGGAACTTCGCATGTCAGTACCACCTCAACACTGTGGCCGCGACATACTTCGACTGTCAAAGGGAAGGTGGATCGGGCGGAAGAAGGTTTAGGCCGGAAAGTTCTTAA